A stretch of Blastocatellia bacterium DNA encodes these proteins:
- the typA gene encoding translational GTPase TypA: MTEKENSSVALVNPVREDIRNIAIIAHVDHGKTTLVDLMLKQAGMFRANERVAERVMDNLDLERERGITIMAKNTSLNYCGVKINILDTPGHSDFGGEVQRVLKMVDGVMLLVDASEGPLPQTRYVLSKALEQNLKPIVVVNKIDRQDARVQEVVNEIYDLFIELDASDDQIDFPIIYAIARDGIAKRALDDDSHTLQPLFEEIIRTIPAPSACETDNLQILVTNIDYDEYVGRLAIGRIYGGTISVNDIVSLCKLEGQIQKTKITQLYTFEGLKRLSIQTAKAGDIVALAGLEGIEIGETISSEVNPVALPKIQIDEPTISMIFSVNNSPFSGRDGKYVTSRKLRERLQKELLGNVSIRVEDADSQAGLNQTTSDSGVGSFKVSGRGELQLSILLEQMRRESYEVQVSKPTVITRRIDGQLHEPIELAVIDIPEQFIGVVTEAFGQRKGQMIKMVNHGTGRVRLEFEVPSRGLIGFRGQFLTDTRGTGIMNTLFLRWSPWTGDIKSRLTGSLVADREGVTTAYALYNLQERGQLLVGAGVPVYEGMIIGENAKAVDLDVNAIKDKKLTNMRASTADEAIRLVPVKQLTLEDALAHIKDDELVEITPTSIRLRKRILASNMRKVKSNLVDTNQDE; the protein is encoded by the coding sequence ATGACAGAAAAAGAAAATAGTAGCGTCGCACTTGTTAATCCAGTGCGCGAAGATATACGTAATATTGCCATTATTGCACACGTCGATCATGGAAAGACTACGTTAGTAGATTTAATGTTAAAACAGGCAGGTATGTTTCGAGCTAATGAACGAGTTGCTGAACGAGTAATGGATAACCTAGACCTAGAACGCGAACGAGGCATTACCATAATGGCAAAAAATACCTCATTAAACTATTGTGGTGTCAAAATTAATATTCTTGATACCCCTGGACACTCTGACTTTGGCGGAGAAGTTCAACGAGTATTAAAAATGGTTGATGGGGTAATGTTATTAGTAGATGCTTCCGAAGGGCCTTTACCACAAACTCGTTATGTTTTAAGCAAGGCATTAGAACAAAACTTAAAACCTATTGTAGTAGTCAATAAAATTGATCGCCAAGATGCACGAGTTCAAGAAGTAGTTAATGAAATTTATGATTTATTTATTGAACTAGATGCTAGCGATGATCAAATAGATTTTCCAATCATTTATGCTATTGCTCGTGATGGTATAGCAAAAAGAGCTTTAGATGATGATAGTCACACCTTACAACCCCTTTTTGAAGAAATTATACGCACTATTCCAGCACCATCAGCTTGTGAGACGGATAATTTACAAATTTTAGTCACAAACATTGATTATGATGAATATGTTGGAAGGCTTGCTATAGGGCGTATTTATGGTGGCACAATTAGCGTTAATGACATAGTTTCTTTGTGCAAGTTAGAAGGACAGATACAAAAGACTAAAATTACCCAACTTTATACCTTTGAAGGCTTAAAACGATTATCAATACAAACAGCTAAAGCTGGGGATATTGTAGCTTTAGCTGGACTTGAAGGAATAGAAATAGGTGAAACTATTTCTAGTGAAGTAAATCCAGTAGCATTGCCTAAAATTCAAATTGATGAACCTACAATTTCAATGATTTTTAGTGTTAATAATTCTCCTTTTTCCGGTCGAGATGGAAAATATGTCACTTCTCGTAAACTACGCGAAAGATTGCAAAAAGAGCTACTTGGTAATGTTTCTATAAGAGTTGAAGATGCTGATTCTCAAGCTGGACTTAATCAAACTACTTCAGATAGCGGAGTTGGTAGTTTTAAGGTTAGTGGACGCGGAGAGTTACAATTAAGTATTTTACTAGAGCAAATGCGCAGAGAAAGCTATGAAGTCCAAGTGTCCAAGCCAACAGTTATTACTAGAAGGATAGATGGACAATTACACGAGCCTATAGAACTAGCTGTAATTGACATTCCAGAGCAATTTATTGGTGTGGTGACAGAGGCTTTTGGACAACGAAAAGGGCAAATGATAAAAATGGTTAATCATGGGACGGGAAGAGTTAGACTAGAATTTGAAGTTCCTTCTCGTGGGTTGATTGGTTTTCGTGGTCAGTTTTTAACTGATACACGCGGCACAGGTATTATGAATACTTTGTTTTTACGTTGGTCACCTTGGACAGGAGATATTAAATCTAGGCTAACAGGATCACTTGTTGCAGACCGTGAAGGGGTAACAACTGCCTATGCACTCTATAATTTACAAGAACGGGGTCAACTTCTTGTTGGTGCAGGTGTTCCAGTTTATGAAGGTATGATTATAGGTGAAAATGCTAAAGCTGTGGACTTAGATGTTAATGCAATTAAAGATAAAAAATTAACTAATATGCGTGCTTCTACAGCAGATGAAGCTATCCGCTTAGTACCTGTTAAACAGCTTACTTTAGAAGATGCTTTAGCTCATATCAAAGATGATGAGCTTGTAGAAATTACACCTACTTCAATTAGATTACGTAAAAGAATTCTAGCTTCCAATATGAGAAAAGTTAAATCAAATCTTGTTGATACAAATCAAGACGAATAA
- a CDS encoding tetratricopeptide repeat protein has translation MLLLLCNVVILAQQRRFGLEDSSKTGRATTEINPRRYLPTEYNRRFGLKPGESQLETVEEKIEEKIDKKSITENKKSFLKTAQFLLEKGDLENAIFNYQKAINAREKLDLAHFGLGYTLIKLSRFDEAINSFKEVVKIFPENAKAYLNLGVAFYSIGEIDQAIESYKKAVALSKDSLPDAEFNLAFALFHQGDLPNSINHYQIATKQRKIYPAAFNNLGLAYEAIGDFENANANFQLAIKQKQGNYSLAHYNLGRSYFNQGKFFPEAVTQLQIALEQQKNFPEALLILGNIYLLYENKGAIGSVEKAKTYYQKAILLKKDSLLAHQNLSIAYTKLEEKKEALAHYREAFNLDVNSPFLLENLLFTITGTGSFFIRDEFSRDEVLDNLKLDKEKMQDSKEVIKTLLEKYEDLPDESKNMSDIHYCLAKVYIFLGNYNKAVDELQETLELSKSEDKEAANLLSLIYRLIL, from the coding sequence ATGCTATTACTATTATGCAATGTAGTTATATTAGCTCAACAAAGGCGTTTTGGCCTAGAAGATAGTAGCAAAACTGGGCGTGCCACAACAGAAATTAACCCTAGACGCTACTTGCCAACAGAATATAACCGGCGTTTTGGGCTAAAGCCTGGAGAAAGTCAACTTGAAACTGTAGAAGAAAAAATAGAGGAAAAAATAGATAAAAAGTCTATTACAGAAAATAAAAAATCTTTTCTAAAAACTGCTCAATTTTTATTAGAAAAAGGGGATTTAGAAAATGCTATCTTTAATTACCAAAAAGCTATTAATGCAAGGGAAAAATTAGACTTAGCCCATTTTGGCCTTGGCTATACTTTAATAAAATTAAGTAGATTTGATGAAGCAATAAACTCGTTTAAGGAAGTAGTAAAAATTTTTCCTGAAAACGCTAAAGCGTACTTAAACTTAGGTGTAGCTTTTTATTCAATAGGGGAAATTGACCAAGCTATTGAGTCTTATAAAAAAGCTGTTGCTTTGAGCAAGGATTCCTTACCTGATGCAGAATTTAACTTGGCTTTTGCTCTTTTTCATCAAGGGGATTTGCCTAACTCAATAAATCATTACCAAATAGCCACCAAACAAAGAAAAATCTATCCTGCTGCTTTTAATAATTTAGGTCTAGCCTATGAAGCTATTGGTGATTTTGAGAATGCTAATGCAAATTTCCAGCTAGCAATTAAGCAAAAACAAGGTAATTATTCTTTAGCCCACTATAATTTAGGACGTTCTTATTTTAATCAAGGTAAATTTTTTCCAGAGGCAGTAACTCAACTGCAAATCGCGCTAGAACAACAAAAAAACTTTCCAGAAGCTTTGTTAATTCTTGGAAATATATATTTACTCTATGAAAATAAAGGGGCTATAGGTTCAGTGGAAAAAGCTAAAACCTACTATCAAAAAGCTATTTTATTAAAAAAAGATTCCCTCTTAGCACATCAAAATCTATCTATTGCATATACAAAACTTGAAGAAAAAAAAGAAGCTTTAGCCCACTATAGAGAGGCTTTTAACCTTGATGTAAATAGTCCTTTCTTATTAGAAAATCTACTTTTTACAATTACTGGAACAGGTTCTTTTTTTATTAGAGATGAATTTAGTCGGGATGAAGTATTAGATAACCTAAAATTAGATAAAGAAAAAATGCAAGACTCAAAAGAGGTTATTAAAACTTTACTAGAAAAATATGAAGATTTGCCAGATGAATCAAAGAATATGTCTGATATTCATTATTGTCTTGCAAAAGTTTATATATTTTTAGGTAATTACAATAAAGCTGTGGACGAATTACAAGAAACCTTAGAACTATCTAAGAGTGAAGACAAAGAAGCAGCTAATTTATTAAGTTTAATTTATAGGTTAATATTATGA
- a CDS encoding DUF488 domain-containing protein — protein MIFTVGHGRQTIETFLALLKTNNIQILADVRAVPRSRWPQFNQKALIAALGAEKILYIHFPELGWKIQAPKEDFDRGLQEIVKLSQGQNICLMCAESLPTKCHRKLILTPPLLAQKLSVIDIYPNGELKTAS, from the coding sequence ATGATTTTCACAGTAGGACATGGACGACAAACTATAGAAACTTTCTTGGCATTGCTTAAAACAAACAATATTCAAATATTGGCAGATGTGCGAGCAGTGCCAAGATCACGTTGGCCGCAATTTAACCAAAAAGCTTTAATTGCTGCTTTGGGAGCAGAAAAAATACTTTATATTCATTTTCCTGAACTAGGTTGGAAAATCCAAGCACCAAAAGAAGATTTTGATCGAGGATTACAAGAAATTGTTAAATTAAGTCAAGGTCAGAATATATGTTTAATGTGTGCTGAAAGTTTACCTACTAAATGTCACCGCAAACTAATTCTTACTCCTCCTTTACTTGCTCAAAAATTATCGGTAATAGATATTTACCCAAATGGAGAGCTAAAGACTGCTAGTTAA
- a CDS encoding TonB-dependent receptor: protein MKTLSPKYISISFLFALVIPLQAYGQSAGATTGAIFGTVKDEQGAVITSANIIVRSLQTNAQNTCVSDNQGSYQLLQLRPGNYEITVQANGFLTQTVTTRLLIGVISVNNIVLSIGQNKDSVEVTDSLVNTIKTESSTNITSENIQVLPINRRNFLDFSLTAARVTADRLPPQGVANTSGLSFNGQSARQNIINVDGLDNNDFTSGTVRATFSQEAVQEYQIISDGYSAEFGRALGGVVNIITKGGSNEFHGSNFLFIRNDKISARDAFFTNKPPFEQYQFGTSLSGPIKRDKAFFFTAFERLSVKQNNVVTIPDNTIKSIRNVGFSIRNGAIPLAVASTSVLARVDIATSSTNNLTIRFNSSGRYDGAFESFGGIVAESAGGVQRLTENSIAVTNRYISPNTAFINETRFLYNQRDFNVLPLEDGPQVQIVSLEGLVTFGRSIIVPKRLKGKLFQFSNTTSLVKGSHQLKFGGDLIYISNRSRLNVTASGVSIFAPLDFTGLGASTGGIFSGLEAFDPSLRNSDQRAFLTQLSSILSTAITGFPRLDLANLPVPVFFQQGFPPETLVPTKPKLFAAFLQDDIRINSQLLLKAGIRYDIGRSSFVPTNNGNIAPRLSISYNPNFLPKARLSASYGLFFSVAQPENTEVVVMPNTPRNFFMPFPFSIQAFMQPTRKFASQSAVPANIPLVPQLTVGPEFQPNIRSSYTQQINLGIDYQISNKLKVELDYSFVRGLKLFRSRDINPITRPVAGNPLASFLTGRLDPNMGARVYFESAADSYYHAGSFSIGGELFTNFNLLAHYTLAKAIDNFVDFSPTIPAINPIDPLNPGRERSLSLQDVRSRFVLSGSYQTSGQKNILLKNSTLSTILNLESGRPYNLTVGGDFDMNGDFPPSDRPLGISRNAGITPGFASFDLRLTRSFAFGEKIQVQALVEAFNLFNRTNISQVDSTFPPDPQGKFNLPEKKDGRFISPPERFRNAFAPRQLQVGFRLIF from the coding sequence ATGAAAACACTAAGCCCCAAATACATTAGTATTAGTTTTTTATTTGCTTTAGTAATACCTCTACAAGCTTATGGTCAATCAGCAGGAGCAACAACAGGAGCTATATTTGGGACAGTTAAAGATGAACAAGGTGCTGTTATAACTAGTGCAAATATAATAGTTAGGTCACTGCAAACCAATGCACAAAATACTTGTGTTTCTGATAACCAAGGCTCTTATCAACTACTGCAACTACGTCCGGGCAATTATGAAATTACTGTTCAAGCTAATGGATTTCTTACTCAAACTGTAACTACTCGTTTATTAATTGGCGTTATTTCTGTCAATAATATTGTGCTATCCATTGGGCAAAATAAAGATAGCGTTGAAGTTACAGATAGTTTAGTTAATACAATTAAAACTGAAAGTAGCACTAACATTACATCAGAAAATATTCAAGTGCTACCAATAAATCGGCGGAATTTTCTGGATTTTAGCTTAACTGCTGCTCGTGTAACTGCTGATCGGCTTCCTCCTCAAGGTGTAGCTAATACATCAGGTCTTTCATTTAATGGACAAAGTGCTAGACAAAATATTATTAATGTTGATGGGTTAGATAACAATGACTTTACATCTGGAACAGTTAGAGCAACATTTAGCCAGGAAGCTGTTCAGGAATATCAAATTATTTCCGATGGTTATTCTGCTGAATTTGGCCGGGCATTAGGTGGCGTAGTAAATATTATTACTAAAGGTGGCTCAAATGAATTTCACGGCTCAAATTTTCTATTTATTAGAAATGATAAAATCAGTGCGCGAGATGCTTTTTTTACTAACAAACCACCCTTTGAACAATATCAATTTGGCACTAGTCTTTCAGGCCCAATAAAACGCGATAAAGCCTTTTTCTTTACCGCCTTTGAGCGACTTTCTGTAAAACAAAATAATGTTGTTACTATTCCTGACAACACAATTAAATCTATTCGCAACGTTGGCTTTTCAATAAGAAATGGGGCTATCCCTCTGGCCGTCGCTAGCACTTCTGTTCTAGCACGTGTAGATATTGCTACTAGCAGTACAAATAATTTAACTATTCGTTTTAATTCTTCTGGTCGTTATGATGGAGCATTTGAATCTTTTGGAGGGATTGTTGCTGAGTCTGCTGGAGGAGTTCAAAGATTAACTGAAAATTCTATTGCTGTAACTAATAGATATATCAGCCCTAACACTGCTTTTATTAATGAAACTCGCTTTCTTTATAACCAAAGGGATTTTAATGTTTTACCTTTAGAAGATGGGCCACAGGTTCAAATTGTTTCTTTAGAAGGCTTAGTAACTTTTGGCCGTTCTATCATTGTTCCTAAACGCTTAAAAGGTAAACTATTCCAATTTAGCAATACTACTAGTTTAGTAAAAGGCTCTCACCAACTTAAATTTGGAGGAGATTTAATTTATATTTCTAATCGTTCCCGACTTAATGTTACAGCTTCAGGAGTAAGTATATTTGCGCCTTTAGATTTTACTGGACTAGGAGCATCAACTGGAGGAATTTTTAGCGGATTAGAAGCTTTTGATCCTTCATTAAGAAATAGTGATCAACGTGCTTTTTTAACACAATTAAGTTCAATATTATCAACAGCTATTACGGGTTTTCCTAGGTTAGATTTAGCTAATTTACCTGTACCTGTATTCTTTCAACAAGGCTTTCCTCCTGAAACACTTGTGCCAACAAAACCCAAGCTTTTTGCTGCATTTCTTCAAGATGATATAAGGATAAATTCTCAACTACTTCTAAAAGCTGGTATTCGTTATGATATTGGACGCTCTAGCTTTGTACCTACTAATAACGGTAATATTGCACCACGTCTATCTATTTCTTACAATCCTAATTTTTTGCCTAAAGCCCGTCTAAGTGCATCCTATGGATTATTTTTCTCTGTTGCTCAGCCAGAAAATACAGAAGTAGTAGTTATGCCTAATACACCTAGAAATTTCTTTATGCCTTTTCCCTTTTCTATTCAAGCTTTTATGCAGCCAACTAGAAAATTTGCTTCTCAAAGTGCTGTGCCTGCAAATATCCCTCTAGTGCCTCAACTTACCGTAGGCCCTGAGTTTCAACCCAACATTCGTTCTAGTTATACCCAACAAATAAATTTAGGTATTGATTATCAAATCAGCAATAAACTTAAAGTTGAATTAGATTATAGTTTTGTTCGAGGTTTAAAGTTATTTCGTTCACGTGACATTAACCCTATTACACGACCAGTTGCAGGTAATCCGTTAGCAAGCTTTTTAACAGGTCGTCTAGATCCCAATATGGGTGCAAGAGTTTACTTTGAATCTGCGGCAGACAGCTATTATCATGCTGGCTCGTTTTCAATTGGAGGTGAGCTTTTTACTAATTTTAATTTGCTTGCTCATTATACTTTAGCCAAAGCTATTGATAATTTTGTTGATTTTTCTCCTACTATTCCGGCTATAAACCCAATAGATCCACTAAATCCAGGGCGTGAACGCTCTCTTTCACTTCAAGATGTACGAAGTCGTTTTGTGCTTTCTGGAAGTTATCAAACTAGTGGACAAAAAAATATATTGCTTAAAAATTCTACACTTTCAACAATCCTAAATTTAGAATCAGGCCGACCTTATAACTTAACAGTTGGTGGGGATTTTGATATGAATGGAGATTTTCCGCCTTCAGACCGTCCTCTTGGTATTAGTAGAAATGCTGGAATAACACCTGGGTTTGCAAGTTTTGATTTAAGGTTAACTCGTAGCTTTGCTTTTGGTGAAAAAATACAAGTTCAAGCTCTTGTTGAAGCTTTTAATTTATTTAATAGAACAAACATTAGCCAAGTTGATAGTACTTTTCCACCTGATCCACAAGGAAAATTTAACTTACCTGAAAAAAAAGATGGACGTTTTATTTCACCTCCTGAACGGTTTCGTAATGCTTTTGCTCCCCGGCAATTACAAGTTGGTTTTAGGCTAATCTTCTAA